The sequence TTGAACAATATACGTCTTGGCTGAATGACAAAACTCATCTTCGTCAGATTGAAGATTGGGTAGAAATAACCACGCCCTATCTTGATCGTCACAACGACTATCTACAGATTTTCGCCAAGCGTGCGGGAAGTCGAATAACACTTTCGGATGATGGGTATATTATTAACGATCTACGATTGTCTGGCTGCGATTTAGACACACCAAAAAGAAAACAGTTTCTCAAGATAGCATTAAACGGATTTGGAGTTCAATTAAAAGGCGACGTTCTAACGGTCGACACTAGCGAAGGCAATTTTTCGCAACAAAAACATAACTTGATACAAGCGATGATTGCGATAAATGATATGTTCTATCTTGCGGTGCCGATGGTGAGAAGCGTATTTCTTGAAGACGTGACGGAATGGATGGATCTATCGGACATTCGCTATATTAGTCAGGTAAAATTTACAGGAGCCAGTGGTTATGATCATGTCTTCGATTTTGTTATTCCAAAATCGAGACAGATGCCGGAGCGTATTTTGAAGGCCATCAATCGACCGAGTCGTGAAACAGCGGAATCTTTTGCTTGGGGATGGATAGATACACGCGAGGTACGTTCTCCTGATTCTCGAGCCTATGCTTTCCTCAATGATTCTGAACGAACAATTTCATCTGACGTTACAGATGCACTAACCAGTTATGAAATTGTGCCCATTCCTTGGCAACAACGCGACCGGTATCGATCTGAACTGGCATTGTAGAAGCAGTCAGTTGACAGCCAAACCGGGCTATGTTAAGTTGGTCTCGCTTCATTCCAGCGACGCCGAACGATGAGCGGGCCGCCGCAGCGGCCACAAGGAGGAATCTTGAGAGATGTCAGCCACCAATCTTTCCATTCCAACCGAACTGGCTGAGCCACGCTGCTTCGTGTTGCAGCCCATCATCAACGAGCCTCAGGCCTGGAGCCAGGCAGGAGCTTACAAGGGTAAGGTTTTTGGCCGGGATTGGGGCGCCATGCTGCCTGGTCGTCGTGATCGCACGCGCATCGAAGAGAAATTGCTGCATCGGCGCCTGGTGCCATTCTGGCACATTCGTTGTACTTCACATTTTGACTTCAGCCGGCTGAACGAGTATGAGATCAACGCACTTAATCCTGACGCAACTACGATTACCTTGATCGGGCAAGGGCAACAACTTGATTTCAGGGTCGATCAAACCGGGCGTTCTATGCCGCGTATCTCCGTTTCTGGTTTTGAACGTTGTGTCACAAATCGCGAATTCGAGGAATATATCGATTCGTACATCCGGCTTGAAAGCGCCACAACCCCGCAGATCAAACAACAGATTCAAAGGCGCCTGGATGGTTACACCAAGCAGAAGCCCGTACAAGTCCTTGACCTCGAAGCCTTTGCAAAGCGGCTCGAGGTTGATGGCAGACCTCTATTCGATGACGAACTCGAGACCCTGGTTGTGCCGCCCCTGGAAGGGGCAGATACAGTGGTCAAGCGAGCAATGAAAGAAGTTATGGTATCTATCGATGCACAGACGATTCACGAATGGGGATTGCGTGCTGAAACAGTCGATCTATACTTCCGACCACTATTCGTTTTCGAATTCGAGAAATACGACGAGCGGAACAATCCACTAGACAGAAGACTTGAAGAACTGGACGCACTGGATA is a genomic window of Caldilineales bacterium containing:
- a CDS encoding DUF1829 domain-containing protein — its product is MMDDIRRLIEQYTSWLNDKTHLRQIEDWVEITTPYLDRHNDYLQIFAKRAGSRITLSDDGYIINDLRLSGCDLDTPKRKQFLKIALNGFGVQLKGDVLTVDTSEGNFSQQKHNLIQAMIAINDMFYLAVPMVRSVFLEDVTEWMDLSDIRYISQVKFTGASGYDHVFDFVIPKSRQMPERILKAINRPSRETAESFAWGWIDTREVRSPDSRAYAFLNDSERTISSDVTDALTSYEIVPIPWQQRDRYRSELAL